Part of the Spiroplasma endosymbiont of Poecilobothrus nobilitatus genome is shown below.
TAACAATCATCAACACTATTTGCAATAATGCGGACAGCTAAAATATCATGAATATCATCAAAATTTTTGCCAAACTGATTCATTTTACGATAAATTGAATAAATTGATTTACTACGTCCATATACTTTTACGGACATCTTTTTTTCAGTAATTAAAATTTGTTTTAATTCTTCAATTTTTTGATTAATAGTATTTTCTCGCTCTTTATTACTTGATTCTAATAATGAAACAATTTTATTGTATTGCACAGGGTTAACAATTTTAAAACTAATATCTTCAATTTCTTGTTTAACAGCTTTCATTCCTAAACGATGTGCAATTGCTGAATAAATTTCTAAACTTTCTCGTGCAATAATTTGTTGACGTTCTGGTTTTAAATAACCAATTGTTTTTAAATTATGTAAACGATCAGCTAACTTGACAATAATTACGCGAATATCTTTCGCCATTGATAAATATAGCTTTCGTAAATATTGTGCTTTGATTTGTGTCCGATTTTCTTTCGCAAAATAACTAACTTTGGTTACCCCTTCAACTAAATTAGCGATTTCAATCCCAAACAATTCTTGTAATTCTTCAAAGGTGGCTGGAGTATCTTCTAAAACATCATGTAATAACCCGGCAATCAAAGTTTTTGGCCCCATTCGTCACTGCGCCAAAAAAAAGGTTGTTCATAATGGATGAATAATATACGCTGCTCCGCTATTGCGAACTTGCCCATGGTGTTTTTCTTCAGCATACTCATATGCTTTCTGAATTTCCTTTAATGTTTCTTCATCTTTAATATACAACTTAATTTGGGCTAAGACTTCTTCGTATTTAATATCTCGATTTATTATAAACAACCTCTTTTTCTTATAATAATTATAATTATATCGCGTTTAGCATTAATATTTAATCAGGGTTTTAATTAGATATGAAACTAAATCTTTTTTACCATTCAAATATGTTAAATCAATCATAAAGGCTAAATCAGCAATTGTTGCTTGTTCTTGCTTAACTTAATTGACACATTGCTCGTGCTGTTTCTCCCGATGCTAAAACATCATTAAAACATCATCAACAATCAACACAAGATCATTTGGTTGTAAATCTCCGGTGTGAATCTCTAATTGATTTGCCGCATATTCGTAACTATATTTTACATCAATAACTGCTCGGGGTAATTTCCCCGCTTTTCTCACAGGAATAAACCATAAATTGGTAGCATAACTAACAGGCCCCCGCCCGGGCCCAAACAAAAAACAATGTGCTTCAGGAGCAATAATTACTGTTGCTTTTTGGGCAACAGCATACGCTGCTAATTGCTTAATTACTGTTTTAAAAGCCAAAGCGTTATTTAACAACGGAGTAATATCACGAAAAATAACCCCATGTTCTGGATAATTAGGAATATCAACAATAAAATTTTTTAGATCCATTTTTAAAAATTCCTTTTTTGGTTAATTAATCATTAATTCCAACAACAACTTGTTCATCAACTTCAACGCGTTGTGAATCTAAGTAATTTTTAACACGGATTTTATTTAACGCACGATATTTTTCTAATGCTACTCAAATTGGGATTGCAACGAATAATGTCGCAAACATCCCAATAATTAAACCAATTAAAATAACAACATTAAAGCCAAATCATGTTCCTGAAAAAGCCGCTAAAGTAATTAATAAAATTGCAAACATAATTCCTAATGTTAAACAATGCTGTAACATTTGTTTAATTGTAACATTAGCAACTTTTTGTAAAAAGTTATGTTCATAATTATAAATCCGAAACTCTTTTTGAATTTCTCGGATGATTTTATGGTTTTTACTTTTAATATCTTTTGCCATCAATTGCACCGGACACAATTGTTCACGATATTGTTTTTTCAATTCTTTTAATTTTAAATCTGGATTTTTAATTGCTAGTTTTTTTAA
Proteins encoded:
- a CDS encoding adenine phosphoribosyltransferase, whose protein sequence is MDLKNFIVDIPNYPEHGVIFRDITPLLNNALAFKTVIKQLAAYAVAQKATVIIAPEAHCFLFGPGRGPVSYATNLWFIPVRKAGKLPRAVIDVKYSYEYAANQLEIHTGDLQPNDLVLIVDDVLMMF